GCCCAGCAGCTGCATGTTGATGGCTGCGGACTGGTCCATGGCGATGACGAAGACCAGGGCGCCCACCTTCACCACCAGCGAGACGATCTTGGACACTTTCGCCTCAGTCCTGGCATCAACGTCAGGCCGGATGAAGTCCCGGTAGATGTTGCGCGTGAACATGTTGGCGGCCGCGATGGACATAATGGCTGCCGGCACCAGGGCGCCGATGGCGATGGCGGCCAGCGCGATGCCGGCGAACCAGGCCGGGAAGTGGTCAAGGAACAATTGCGGAACCACCAGCTGCGGGTTGACGGAGCCGTCCAAGTCTATGGGCTTGGTGCCAGCCTGGATGGCGACGAAGCCCAGCAGTGCAAGGAACCCCAGCATCAGCGAGTACAGCGGCAGGATGGCCGCATTGCGCCGGATGGTATTGCGGGCCTTCGAGGCGAGTACCGCGGTCACCGAATGCGGATACATGAACAGCGCCATGGCCGAGCCCAGTGCCAGCGACCAGTACGCGGAGTAGTTGGCCCCTCCCGGGATGAAGACGCCGGCCGGCTTGCCCGTGGCTTGGTTCACTGTGCCCAGCTTCGACTGGGCGGAGCCAAAGATCGTGTCCCACCCGCCGAACTTGATGGGCAGGTAGATCACGGCAACGATCACGGCAAGGTAGATCAGCAGGTCCTTGACGACGGCGATCATCGCCGGGGCGCGCAGGCCCGACGTGTAGGTGTAGGCGGCAAGGACCACGAAGGCCAGGATCAGCGGCAGGTCAGTCAAGAGCACGTTGCCGGAGCTGCCCAGGCCAAGAACCGTGAGCACGGCCTTGATGCCCACCAGTTGCAGGGCGATGTAGGGCATGGTGGCAACAATGCCTGTGATGGCGACGGCAAGGGAGAGCCAGCGGCTGCCGTAGCGTCCGCCGACAAAGTCTGCGGAGGTCACGTAGCCGTGGCGGTGGGAGAC
This window of the Pseudarthrobacter defluvii genome carries:
- the mctP gene encoding monocarboxylate uptake permease MctP; the protein is MTGRQVNWTALVIVVLLFVVVAVMGFLAARWRRSTEVEGLHSLDEWGLGGRGFGTWITWFLLGGDLYTAYTFVAVPAAMWATGAVSGFFAVPYTIVLYPIIFIIMSRLWSVSHRHGYVTSADFVGGRYGSRWLSLAVAITGIVATMPYIALQLVGIKAVLTVLGLGSSGNVLLTDLPLILAFVVLAAYTYTSGLRAPAMIAVVKDLLIYLAVIVAVIYLPIKFGGWDTIFGSAQSKLGTVNQATGKPAGVFIPGGANYSAYWSLALGSAMALFMYPHSVTAVLASKARNTIRRNAAILPLYSLMLGFLALLGFVAIQAGTKPIDLDGSVNPQLVVPQLFLDHFPAWFAGIALAAIAIGALVPAAIMSIAAANMFTRNIYRDFIRPDVDARTEAKVSKIVSLVVKVGALVFVIAMDQSAAINMQLLGGIWILQTFPAVVAGLYTRWFDRWALLIGWAVGIIFGTVSAYNVVNPVTKAHFGGSVAPIPGTDFSVYIAVSAFALNLVVAVVLTVVLRALKVRTGEDLTRPTDYAADETDPKVVQIEKTQHFTQPGGPSPVA